Proteins from a single region of Haloarcula laminariae:
- a CDS encoding ABC transporter substrate-binding protein, whose protein sequence is MDRREFVAAAGTAVTGALAGCGAFPPGDDPADGNQTATEWATSEPIEENLEDPETAEDGSYSVSIEPMGEVTFDGVPETWVGNNGSWADMALALGVTAPKALWLPSRYYTRYYDDIPNVSVDGSSISALYSDGVGKEQFYDLDGDVHIFDPNFLQNRYSGWEQADIDDVADIAPIFGNSSFTHNYDWHSGYRYYTIEEAFAKLAKVFRRADHYNAIASVRNDFIRNLSDVVPDDAADRPDVANIWGSNQPESFYPYHIGQGTSYRQLRDLQVGDALAKAGVPDFYDTRGQIDYETLLDADPDVLLVRGHEDKSRSEFEDKVVSFMEDHDTASTLRAVRNGEVYRGGPLYQGPITNMVVAERQAGQLYGADADLFDRQRVGEIVNGNL, encoded by the coding sequence ATGGACCGACGTGAATTCGTAGCCGCGGCGGGCACAGCAGTCACAGGGGCCCTCGCCGGCTGTGGCGCGTTCCCGCCGGGCGACGACCCGGCCGATGGCAACCAGACCGCGACCGAATGGGCCACATCCGAGCCCATAGAAGAGAACCTGGAGGACCCCGAGACGGCGGAGGACGGCTCCTACTCGGTGTCGATAGAACCGATGGGCGAAGTGACGTTCGACGGCGTCCCCGAGACCTGGGTCGGCAACAACGGGAGCTGGGCCGATATGGCGCTCGCGCTGGGCGTAACGGCGCCGAAAGCCCTCTGGCTTCCGTCCCGCTACTATACGAGATACTACGACGACATTCCGAACGTGTCGGTCGACGGGTCAAGCATCTCGGCGCTGTACTCGGACGGGGTCGGCAAAGAGCAGTTTTACGACCTCGACGGCGACGTCCACATCTTCGACCCGAACTTCCTGCAGAACCGCTACAGCGGCTGGGAGCAGGCCGACATCGACGACGTCGCCGACATCGCTCCCATCTTCGGTAACAGCAGCTTCACGCACAACTACGACTGGCACAGCGGCTACCGCTACTACACCATCGAGGAAGCGTTCGCGAAACTCGCCAAGGTGTTCCGACGGGCGGACCACTACAACGCTATCGCCTCGGTCCGCAACGACTTCATCCGGAACCTCTCGGACGTGGTCCCCGACGACGCGGCGGACCGTCCGGACGTCGCGAACATCTGGGGGAGCAACCAGCCAGAATCGTTCTACCCCTACCACATCGGACAGGGGACGTCCTACCGCCAGCTCCGCGACCTCCAGGTCGGCGACGCGCTCGCGAAAGCCGGCGTACCGGACTTCTACGACACCCGGGGGCAGATAGACTACGAGACGCTCCTCGACGCCGACCCGGACGTCCTGCTCGTGCGCGGCCACGAGGACAAGTCGCGCTCGGAGTTCGAGGACAAGGTGGTCTCGTTCATGGAGGACCACGACACGGCGAGCACGCTGCGGGCCGTCCGGAACGGCGAGGTGTACCGCGGCGGGCCGCTCTACCAGGGCCCCATCACGAACATGGTCGTCGCCGAGCGGCAGGCAGGACAGCTGTACGGCGCCGACGCGGACCTCTTCGACCGACAGCGCGTCGGCGAAATCGTCAACGGGAACCTGTAG
- a CDS encoding FecCD family ABC transporter permease, with amino-acid sequence METDEAGTSDRAATVAADAPGWIDVPLVTLAIVSVLVTAFAGLLQVSYGTYELSLETAWATIFDPSLLSNPAVWKAFLLGSELPALPPRSIVVWNIRMPRVAVGLLVGANLSVSGAIFQAITRNDLASPQTLGVNAGAGLAVLLTLVVYTGLTHLLPLVAALGGTVAFLLVYAIAWNGGTSPVRLILAGIIVATVFNALQTALFFVADDLGVVQTALAWTTGSLSGVDWEEFRIILPVTLVGLPLSLAGARHLNVLVLGEGTAKSLGMNVERMRFGLSGVAILTASSAIAVAGIVGFVGLIVPHLVRTIVGSDYRRVVLGSIFVGPALLAVADVGSRLGAAMFVFMVGVSGVATAGLFVLAGLALYLYDADRIDRSYRRFVAGAAAVGILAFGVTALLGGPSVGDSQVPVGIVTGLIGGPYFLYLMRRRQQIGDL; translated from the coding sequence ATGGAGACTGACGAGGCCGGCACCAGCGACCGAGCGGCGACAGTCGCCGCCGACGCACCCGGCTGGATAGACGTACCGCTGGTGACGCTGGCAATCGTGAGCGTGCTCGTCACCGCGTTCGCCGGACTGCTGCAGGTGAGCTACGGGACCTACGAACTCTCCCTCGAAACGGCGTGGGCGACGATATTCGACCCGTCGCTGCTCTCCAATCCGGCCGTCTGGAAGGCGTTTCTGCTGGGGTCCGAGCTGCCCGCCCTTCCCCCGCGCTCCATCGTCGTCTGGAACATCCGCATGCCACGCGTCGCCGTCGGCCTGCTGGTCGGTGCGAACCTCAGCGTGTCGGGCGCGATATTCCAGGCCATCACCCGGAACGACCTGGCCAGCCCCCAGACGCTCGGTGTCAACGCCGGTGCCGGGCTGGCCGTGCTGCTGACGCTGGTGGTCTACACGGGGCTGACCCACCTCCTGCCGCTGGTCGCAGCGCTCGGCGGGACCGTGGCCTTCCTCCTCGTCTACGCCATCGCGTGGAACGGCGGGACGAGCCCGGTCAGGCTGATTCTGGCCGGTATCATCGTCGCGACGGTGTTCAACGCGCTGCAGACGGCCCTGTTCTTCGTCGCCGACGACCTCGGCGTCGTTCAGACGGCGCTGGCGTGGACGACTGGGTCGCTGTCCGGGGTCGACTGGGAGGAGTTCCGGATTATCCTCCCGGTAACGCTCGTCGGACTCCCGCTGTCCCTGGCCGGCGCCAGACATCTGAACGTGCTGGTCCTGGGCGAAGGGACCGCGAAGTCCCTCGGCATGAACGTCGAGCGGATGCGATTCGGGCTCTCCGGCGTGGCGATACTCACGGCCAGTTCGGCCATCGCCGTCGCCGGCATCGTCGGCTTCGTCGGCCTCATCGTGCCGCATCTGGTCCGGACTATCGTCGGCAGCGACTACCGCCGCGTCGTCCTCGGCTCCATCTTCGTCGGGCCGGCGCTGCTCGCCGTCGCCGACGTGGGGTCACGCCTCGGCGCCGCGATGTTCGTCTTCATGGTCGGCGTCAGCGGCGTCGCGACCGCGGGGCTGTTCGTCCTCGCGGGCCTGGCCCTCTATCTCTACGACGCGGACCGAATCGACAGGAGCTACCGCCGGTTCGTGGCTGGCGCCGCCGCCGTCGGTATCCTGGCGTTCGGCGTGACGGCGCTGCTGGGCGGCCCCAGCGTCGGCGACTCGCAGGTCCCGGTCGGCATCGTGACCGGGCTCATCGGCGGCCCGTACTTCCTCTATCTGATGCGGCGGCGCCAACAAATAGGTGATCTCTGA
- a CDS encoding ABC transporter ATP-binding protein: MATQDSDGRTERVQQSATEGTAQDSALSATDLEVSYATSDGPVVTVDRLDIPEGEITALVGPNGSGKSTIIKSLADQLAPDTGEILLQGEAIASYDGKALARELGHLSQENDAPASVSVEDLVFHGRYPYRGFFGAVDTDDREAVERAIDLAGVDHLREENVGNLSGGQKQLAFIAMVLAQETDVLLLDEPTTYLDLHHQLRVMETVERLNAERGVTVAVVLHDIAQAARFADYLIALDDGEVYDWGPPTDVVTEELLRDVFDIEAAVRYTPEPEITPQRSL; the protein is encoded by the coding sequence ATGGCAACACAAGACAGCGACGGCCGAACGGAACGCGTACAGCAATCGGCGACCGAGGGGACCGCTCAGGACAGCGCCCTCTCCGCGACGGACCTCGAAGTCAGCTACGCCACCAGCGACGGGCCGGTCGTCACCGTCGACCGCCTCGACATCCCCGAGGGGGAGATAACGGCGCTGGTCGGTCCGAACGGGAGCGGAAAGAGCACCATCATCAAATCGCTGGCCGACCAGTTGGCCCCGGACACCGGGGAGATACTGCTGCAGGGCGAGGCCATCGCGAGCTACGACGGGAAGGCGCTGGCCCGGGAACTGGGCCACCTCTCACAGGAGAACGACGCGCCCGCCTCGGTCAGCGTCGAGGACCTCGTCTTCCACGGCCGCTACCCGTACCGCGGCTTCTTCGGGGCGGTGGACACGGACGACCGCGAGGCCGTCGAGCGGGCCATCGACCTCGCCGGCGTCGACCACCTCCGCGAGGAGAACGTCGGCAACCTCTCGGGCGGTCAGAAACAGCTCGCGTTCATCGCGATGGTGCTGGCCCAGGAGACGGACGTGCTCTTGCTCGACGAGCCGACGACGTATCTGGACCTCCACCACCAGCTGCGCGTGATGGAGACCGTCGAGCGCCTCAACGCCGAGCGCGGCGTCACCGTCGCCGTCGTCCTCCACGACATCGCGCAGGCGGCCCGCTTTGCGGACTACCTCATCGCGCTGGACGACGGCGAGGTGTACGACTGGGGGCCGCCCACCGACGTCGTGACCGAGGAGTTACTCCGGGACGTCTTCGACATCGAGGCGGCCGTGCGCTACACGCCCGAGCCGGAGATAACGCCCCAGCGCTCCCTGTGA
- a CDS encoding DUF7551 domain-containing protein has product MVGRTLSDIRARLEELSVAIGPYRVVSAKTGDGPFPVTGLQFPDRATAAEAATVASAYRRALRRYDPRVRVHGLVVTETGVGSETTPGPPETLPEYCHAVAGALFETLSDRHGPVERTVMDAYLAAAEGTTDRERLCLTMLERSAEALEAQLTASEQATVLATTAGRLPPLDTDAAPLVDALRSLRDTGLLSAYSVDRTPGSAGRPTQRVTVEGYRLSLSAERCPVLPIAVELLRRTAVTPRITDLTRTATGWTFAVATAGDGPAAGLSVAATRS; this is encoded by the coding sequence ATGGTCGGACGGACGCTCTCCGACATCAGAGCGCGCCTGGAAGAGCTGTCGGTCGCTATCGGCCCCTACAGGGTCGTCAGTGCCAAGACCGGCGACGGCCCCTTCCCGGTGACCGGCCTACAGTTCCCCGACCGGGCGACCGCGGCCGAAGCCGCCACCGTCGCGTCGGCGTACCGGCGCGCGCTGCGGCGATACGACCCGCGCGTGAGGGTTCACGGGCTCGTCGTCACCGAGACGGGGGTCGGTTCCGAGACCACTCCGGGGCCGCCGGAGACGCTCCCGGAGTACTGCCACGCCGTCGCCGGCGCCCTGTTCGAGACGCTCTCGGACCGCCACGGCCCGGTCGAGCGCACGGTCATGGACGCGTATCTCGCGGCCGCCGAGGGGACGACGGACCGCGAGCGGCTCTGTCTCACGATGCTCGAACGGTCGGCCGAGGCGCTGGAGGCACAACTCACCGCCAGCGAGCAGGCCACGGTGCTCGCGACCACGGCCGGCCGGCTCCCGCCGCTCGACACCGACGCGGCGCCGCTCGTCGACGCGCTTCGGTCGCTTCGGGACACCGGGCTCCTGTCGGCGTACAGCGTCGACCGGACCCCGGGCAGTGCCGGTCGTCCCACACAGCGCGTCACGGTCGAGGGGTACCGGCTGTCGCTCTCGGCCGAGCGCTGTCCGGTCCTGCCAATCGCCGTCGAGTTGCTCCGCCGGACCGCCGTGACCCCGCGAATCACCGACCTGACGCGGACGGCGACCGGGTGGACCTTCGCCGTCGCCACGGCGGGCGACGGGCCGGCCGCCGGCCTTTCCGTCGCGGCGACGCGGAGTTGA